Proteins from one Bradyrhizobium roseum genomic window:
- a CDS encoding outer membrane protein has protein sequence MRRFSLSGFLAAVGATAILASSFDVRAADLAPITKASPAAAVYSWTGFYLGANAGYGWARNTDRITAVNDAAGLIANSSIATSLPIDADGFVGGAQIGYNWQISPLWVVGLESDIAWTDLNGTVSVPGPNDTSRIMTGTQKLDWLGTVRGRVGVTPAARTLLFLTGGFAYGHGSLATALTRTTGCAFNNCQQGATSGTLTGWTVGGGAEWAFAANWSAKAEYLYYDLGSLSHRMIDPNFASTFNASADFTGHIVRLGVNYRF, from the coding sequence ATGCGCAGATTTTCGCTTTCAGGTTTTCTTGCCGCCGTTGGCGCCACGGCGATACTGGCGTCGTCCTTTGACGTACGCGCGGCCGACCTTGCTCCGATCACCAAGGCGTCGCCCGCGGCGGCGGTCTACAGCTGGACCGGCTTTTATCTCGGCGCGAACGCCGGTTACGGATGGGCCCGCAACACCGACCGGATCACCGCGGTGAACGACGCGGCCGGCCTCATCGCCAACAGCTCCATCGCCACCTCGTTGCCGATCGATGCGGATGGCTTCGTCGGCGGCGCACAGATCGGCTATAATTGGCAGATCAGCCCGCTCTGGGTCGTCGGCCTCGAGTCCGATATCGCCTGGACCGACCTCAATGGCACCGTATCGGTGCCGGGCCCGAACGACACTTCGCGCATCATGACCGGCACCCAGAAGCTCGACTGGCTCGGCACGGTGCGTGGACGCGTCGGCGTCACGCCGGCCGCCCGAACCCTCCTGTTCCTGACCGGAGGCTTCGCCTACGGCCATGGCAGCCTGGCCACCGCGCTGACCCGCACCACTGGATGCGCCTTCAACAACTGCCAGCAGGGCGCCACGTCGGGGACCCTCACCGGATGGACGGTCGGCGGCGGCGCCGAATGGGCCTTCGCCGCCAACTGGAGCGCCAAGGCAGAGTATCTCTATTACGACCTGGGAAGCCTGTCGCACCGCATGATCGATCCCAACTTCGCATCGACCTTCAACGCCAGCGCCGATTTCACCGGCCATATCGTGCGCCTGGGCGTGAACTACCGGTTCTGA
- the yihA gene encoding ribosome biogenesis GTP-binding protein YihA/YsxC: MTTDIDAKLIEEGRKLFAGDWKFVWASPSIETLPPMAGMEVAFAGRSNVGKSSLINALTGRNALARTSHTPGRTQELIFFDGPDNSGLRLVDMPGYGYASAPKTQVASWTKLIHQFLQGRATLARVYVLIDARHGVKEVDQDVLKTLDKSAVSYQVVLTKADQVKKAELEKNLEQTTTALAKHPAAFPEILVTSSRSGTGMAELRAAMVRLLHERAG, encoded by the coding sequence ATGACCACCGACATCGATGCGAAGCTGATCGAGGAGGGCCGAAAGCTCTTTGCCGGCGACTGGAAATTCGTGTGGGCCTCGCCCTCGATCGAAACGCTGCCGCCGATGGCGGGCATGGAGGTGGCGTTCGCCGGCCGCTCCAATGTCGGTAAATCGAGCCTCATCAATGCGCTCACCGGGCGCAACGCGCTGGCGCGTACCTCGCATACGCCGGGCCGTACCCAGGAACTGATCTTCTTCGACGGTCCGGACAATTCAGGCCTGCGGCTGGTCGACATGCCCGGCTATGGCTACGCCTCGGCGCCCAAAACCCAGGTCGCGTCCTGGACCAAGCTGATCCACCAATTCTTGCAGGGCCGCGCCACGCTGGCGCGGGTCTATGTGCTGATCGACGCCCGCCACGGCGTCAAGGAGGTCGACCAGGACGTGCTGAAGACGCTGGACAAGTCTGCCGTGAGTTATCAGGTGGTGCTGACCAAGGCGGACCAGGTGAAAAAGGCCGAACTGGAAAAGAACCTCGAACAAACCACCACCGCCCTCGCAAAACATCCCGCGGCATTTCCGGAAATCCTGGTGACGTCCTCGCGCTCCGGAACCGGCATGGCTGAATTGCGCGCCGCGATGGTGCGGCTGTTGCACGAGCGCGCCGGATGA
- a CDS encoding DUF423 domain-containing protein, which produces MSRAGRILIVLAGIMGADGVMLAAASAHGADAARLASASSMLLFHACAVLGAVALAERGIVHTKIGIAAAFGFVLAASLFAGDLTLRQYAGHGLFPMAAPTGGTLLIASWLALAVSAAWPRR; this is translated from the coding sequence ATGAGCCGCGCGGGACGCATCCTGATCGTGCTGGCCGGCATCATGGGCGCCGACGGCGTCATGCTGGCGGCAGCCTCCGCCCATGGCGCCGACGCCGCGCGGCTGGCTTCGGCATCGTCGATGCTGCTGTTTCACGCCTGCGCGGTATTGGGCGCCGTCGCGCTGGCGGAGCGCGGGATTGTGCACACCAAAATCGGCATCGCGGCGGCTTTCGGCTTCGTCCTCGCGGCCAGCCTGTTCGCCGGCGACCTGACGCTTCGGCAGTATGCCGGCCACGGATTGTTCCCGATGGCCGCGCCGACCGGCGGGACGCTGCTGATCGCGAGCTGGCTGGCGCTGGCGGTAAGCGCGGCCTGGCCGAGGCGGTAA
- the argB gene encoding acetylglutamate kinase encodes MTSTPTISPLDQARILSEALPHMQQYDEETIVIKYGGHAMGAEETAKAFARDIVLLEQTAINPVVVHGGGPQIATMLKRLGIQSEFAAGLRITDAATIEIVEMVLAGSVNKQLVGYINEAGGKAVGLSGKDGNMVKASKTTRTMVDPDSNIEKAIDLGFVGDPDQVDLTLLNQLIGHELIPVLAPLATSHDGQTLNVNADTFAGAVAGALKAKRLLLLTDVPGVLDKSKKLIPELSIKDARKLIADGTISGGMIPKVETCIYALEQGVQGVVIIDGKMQHAVLLELFTNQGTGTLIHK; translated from the coding sequence ATGACATCAACGCCGACGATCAGCCCGCTCGATCAGGCCCGCATCCTCTCCGAAGCGCTGCCGCATATGCAGCAATATGACGAGGAAACCATCGTCATCAAATATGGCGGCCACGCCATGGGCGCGGAGGAAACCGCAAAAGCCTTTGCCCGCGACATCGTGCTGCTGGAGCAGACCGCGATCAATCCCGTCGTGGTGCATGGCGGCGGGCCGCAGATCGCGACCATGCTGAAGCGTCTCGGCATCCAGTCGGAATTCGCAGCCGGCCTGCGCATCACCGACGCCGCAACCATCGAGATCGTCGAGATGGTGCTGGCGGGTTCGGTCAACAAGCAGCTGGTCGGCTACATCAACGAAGCCGGCGGCAAGGCGGTGGGGCTTTCCGGCAAGGACGGCAACATGGTGAAGGCGTCGAAGACGACGCGCACGATGGTCGATCCTGACTCCAACATCGAGAAGGCGATCGATCTAGGCTTTGTCGGCGATCCCGACCAGGTGGACCTGACGCTGCTGAACCAGTTGATCGGCCATGAGCTGATCCCGGTGCTGGCGCCGCTGGCGACCTCGCATGACGGCCAGACGCTGAACGTCAACGCCGACACCTTTGCAGGAGCGGTAGCGGGCGCGCTGAAGGCCAAGCGGCTGCTGCTGTTGACGGACGTTCCCGGCGTTCTCGACAAGTCGAAGAAACTGATCCCGGAACTGTCGATCAAGGATGCGCGAAAGCTGATCGCCGACGGCACGATTTCCGGCGGCATGATCCCCAAGGTCGAGACATGCATCTACGCGCTGGAACAAGGCGTTCAGGGCGTCGTCATCATCGACGGCAAGATGCAGCACGCGGTTTTGTTGGAGTTGTTCACCAATCAGGGCACAGGCACGCTGATCCACAAGTGA
- a CDS encoding DUF1036 domain-containing protein, whose translation MALPAAAISLFVSALPAFADLKLCNRMSYVVEAAIGIDEKSATATRGWFRIDPAACRVVLQGALTADRILLNARALGVYGASPIPQNGSDTLCVAPDNFVIAAARQCRGNQTAAPFTQIMPTRTDDGNLVAYLAEDSEYDDEQARLAGIQRLLVIAGYDAAPIDGVDGPKTQGALAAFLKSRGLSADAVQSQNFFTTMIEAVQKPSSSGLTWCNDTPHKIMAAVATDDGKAVTSRGWYRIDPGKCLHPDVTGQPKQVFSFAEAVDADNRAIKLKDKPLNWGGAKELCTRESKFEISEQGDCGTRGLAPIGFAPVDINSGGKTLRFAMP comes from the coding sequence ATTGCGCTGCCCGCCGCAGCAATCTCGCTGTTCGTTTCCGCCCTGCCCGCCTTCGCCGACCTGAAACTCTGCAACCGCATGAGCTATGTGGTCGAGGCTGCGATCGGCATCGACGAAAAGTCCGCCACCGCCACGCGCGGCTGGTTCCGGATCGATCCGGCCGCCTGCCGCGTGGTGCTGCAGGGCGCGCTGACCGCCGACCGCATCCTGTTGAACGCGCGCGCGCTCGGCGTCTACGGCGCTTCGCCGATCCCGCAAAACGGCAGCGACACGCTGTGCGTCGCGCCTGATAATTTCGTCATCGCCGCCGCGCGCCAATGCCGCGGCAACCAGACGGCGGCGCCTTTCACCCAGATCATGCCGACGCGCACCGACGACGGTAACCTCGTCGCCTATCTCGCCGAGGACTCCGAATATGACGACGAGCAGGCGCGGCTCGCCGGCATCCAGCGCCTGCTGGTCATCGCCGGCTATGACGCCGCCCCGATCGACGGCGTCGACGGGCCGAAGACGCAAGGCGCGCTGGCGGCCTTCCTGAAGAGCCGCGGGCTGAGCGCGGACGCCGTGCAGTCGCAGAATTTCTTCACCACCATGATCGAGGCCGTGCAGAAGCCATCATCCTCGGGGCTGACCTGGTGCAACGACACGCCGCACAAGATCATGGCCGCGGTCGCCACCGATGACGGCAAGGCGGTGACCAGCCGCGGCTGGTACCGCATCGATCCCGGCAAGTGCCTGCATCCCGACGTGACCGGCCAGCCGAAACAGGTGTTCAGTTTTGCCGAGGCCGTCGATGCAGATAACCGCGCCATCAAGCTCAAGGACAAGCCGCTGAACTGGGGCGGCGCGAAAGAGCTGTGCACGCGCGAGAGCAAGTTCGAGATCAGCGAGCAGGGCGATTGCGGCACCCGCGGTCTGGCGCCGATCGGATTTGCGCCGGTTGATATCAATAGCGGCGGCAAGACGCTGCGGTTTGCGATGCCGTGA
- a CDS encoding pyrimidine 5'-nucleotidase translates to MKTNPPRPFTHIDTWVFDLDNTLYPHHVNLWQQVDARIGEFISTFLNISAQEARVLQKDYYRRYGTSMRGMMTEHGVHADDYLAYVHKIDHSPLEPNPAMGAAIAQLPGRKLILTNGSTDHAGAVLERLGITEHFEAVFDIIAAELEPKPAPQTYDKFLRVHGVDPAKSAMFEDLARNLVVPHQLGMTTVLVVPDGAKEVVREDWELEGRDAAYVDYVTDDLTGFLEKVGRT, encoded by the coding sequence ATGAAAACAAACCCACCCCGCCCTTTCACCCACATCGACACCTGGGTGTTCGATCTCGACAACACGCTCTACCCGCACCACGTCAATCTGTGGCAGCAGGTCGACGCGCGGATCGGGGAATTCATCAGCACGTTCCTGAATATCTCCGCGCAAGAAGCCCGCGTGCTCCAGAAGGACTATTACCGCCGCTACGGCACCAGCATGCGCGGGATGATGACCGAGCACGGCGTGCATGCCGATGATTACCTGGCCTATGTGCACAAGATCGATCACTCGCCGCTGGAGCCCAACCCGGCGATGGGGGCGGCGATCGCCCAACTGCCCGGCCGCAAGCTGATCCTGACCAACGGCTCGACCGACCATGCCGGCGCGGTGCTGGAGCGGCTCGGCATCACGGAGCATTTTGAGGCGGTGTTCGACATCATCGCCGCCGAACTGGAGCCCAAACCGGCGCCGCAGACCTACGACAAGTTCTTGCGCGTCCACGGCGTCGACCCGGCGAAGTCAGCGATGTTCGAGGATCTCGCCCGCAACCTCGTGGTGCCGCACCAGCTCGGCATGACGACGGTGCTGGTGGTGCCCGACGGCGCCAAGGAAGTGGTGCGCGAGGATTGGGAGCTGGAAGGCCGCGATGCGGCCTATGTGGATTATGTGACGGATGATTTGACGGGGTTTTTGGAGAAGGTAGGCAGGACGTAG
- the dapD gene encoding 2,3,4,5-tetrahydropyridine-2,6-dicarboxylate N-succinyltransferase: MSLSALESTVNTAFDARDGISTSTKGEVREAVDHALELLDKGETRVAERGADGKWKVNQWLKKAVLLSFRLNDMSAIPGGPGNASWWDKVPSKFEGWGENRFRDAGFRAVPGAIVRRSAFIARNVVLMPSFVNLGAYVDESTMIDTWSTVGSCAQIGKRVHISGGVGIGGVLEPLQAEPVIVEDDCFIGARSEVAEGVIVRRGAVLAMGVFLGASTKIVDRATGEIFVGEVPEYSVVVPGALPGKPLPNGQPGPSTACAVIMKRVDERTRAKTSINELLRD, from the coding sequence ATGTCCCTGTCCGCGCTCGAATCCACCGTCAACACCGCCTTCGATGCCCGCGACGGCATTTCGACGTCGACCAAGGGCGAGGTGCGCGAGGCGGTCGACCATGCGCTGGAGCTGCTCGACAAGGGCGAGACGAGGGTCGCCGAGCGCGGGGCTGACGGCAAGTGGAAGGTCAACCAGTGGCTGAAGAAGGCGGTGCTGCTGTCGTTCCGCCTCAACGACATGAGCGCGATCCCCGGCGGTCCCGGCAATGCGTCCTGGTGGGACAAGGTGCCGTCGAAGTTCGAGGGCTGGGGCGAGAACCGTTTTCGCGACGCGGGCTTCCGCGCCGTGCCCGGCGCGATCGTGCGCCGCTCGGCCTTCATCGCCCGCAACGTCGTGCTGATGCCGTCCTTCGTCAATCTCGGCGCCTATGTCGATGAGAGCACCATGATCGACACCTGGTCGACCGTCGGCAGCTGCGCGCAGATCGGCAAGCGCGTGCATATTTCCGGCGGCGTCGGCATCGGCGGCGTGCTGGAGCCGTTGCAGGCCGAGCCCGTGATCGTCGAGGATGATTGCTTCATCGGCGCGCGCAGCGAGGTCGCCGAAGGCGTCATCGTGCGCAGGGGCGCGGTGCTGGCGATGGGCGTGTTCCTCGGCGCCTCCACCAAGATCGTCGACCGCGCCACCGGCGAGATTTTTGTCGGCGAGGTTCCGGAATATTCCGTCGTGGTCCCCGGCGCCCTGCCCGGCAAGCCGCTGCCGAACGGCCAGCCCGGCCCCTCGACCGCCTGCGCCGTGATCATGAAGCGCGTCGACGAACGCACCCGCGCCAAGACCAGCATCAACGAACTGCTGCGGGACTAG
- the dapE gene encoding succinyl-diaminopimelate desuccinylase translates to MNDAVSITRDLVRCPSVTPADAGALGVLERLLKDAGFDVHRVTFSEPGTADIDNLYARIGTEAPHITFAGHTDVVPPGDEAAWTLGAFSGEVKDGFLYGRGAVDMKGGIACSAAAVLQYLADNGGKPKGSISFLITGDEEDISVNGTIKLLKWCAERGEKFDHCVLGEPSNVEVLGDCIKIGRRGSQSGTLYVDGVQGHVAYPHRASNPVPDISRLIVAISDEPLDHGSAQFQASNLEFTSVDVGNTASNVIPGQARAKFNIRFNDNHTQETLRELVEARLAKACGNRIRARIVWEYSNSNVFVTKPGAFTDLAVSAIEEVTGRKPELSTSGGTSDARFISSYCPVIEFGLVGQTMHQIDERTPVSDLEKLTKVYRGILDRYFG, encoded by the coding sequence ATGAATGACGCCGTTTCCATCACCCGCGACCTCGTCCGTTGCCCGTCCGTCACTCCCGCCGATGCCGGCGCGCTCGGCGTCCTCGAGCGCCTGCTGAAAGATGCCGGCTTCGACGTACACCGGGTCACCTTCAGCGAGCCCGGCACGGCCGATATCGACAATCTCTACGCCCGCATTGGAACGGAGGCACCGCACATCACCTTTGCCGGACATACCGACGTGGTGCCGCCCGGCGACGAAGCCGCCTGGACGCTCGGCGCGTTCTCCGGCGAGGTGAAGGACGGCTTTCTCTATGGCCGCGGCGCGGTCGACATGAAGGGCGGCATCGCCTGCAGCGCCGCAGCCGTGCTGCAATATCTCGCCGACAATGGCGGCAAGCCAAAGGGTTCGATCTCGTTCCTGATTACAGGGGACGAGGAAGATATTTCCGTCAACGGCACCATCAAGCTTTTGAAATGGTGCGCCGAGCGCGGCGAAAAATTCGACCATTGCGTGCTCGGCGAGCCCAGCAATGTCGAGGTGCTAGGCGACTGCATCAAGATCGGCCGCCGCGGTTCGCAATCCGGCACGTTGTATGTCGACGGCGTGCAGGGCCACGTCGCCTATCCGCACCGCGCCTCGAATCCGGTGCCGGATATTTCACGGCTGATCGTGGCGATATCGGACGAACCGCTCGATCACGGCAGCGCACAGTTTCAGGCCTCCAATCTCGAATTCACCTCGGTCGATGTCGGCAATACCGCGAGCAATGTGATCCCGGGTCAGGCCCGCGCAAAATTCAACATCCGCTTCAACGACAACCACACCCAGGAGACCCTGCGAGAATTGGTCGAAGCGCGGCTGGCAAAGGCCTGCGGCAACCGCATCCGCGCCCGCATCGTCTGGGAATATTCCAACTCCAACGTGTTCGTGACCAAGCCCGGCGCCTTCACCGACCTTGCGGTGAGCGCGATCGAGGAAGTGACGGGACGCAAGCCGGAGCTTTCCACGAGCGGCGGCACGTCGGATGCGCGCTTCATTTCCAGCTATTGTCCGGTGATCGAATTCGGCCTGGTCGGCCAGACCATGCACCAGATCGACGAACGCACGCCGGTGTCGGATCTGGAGAAGCTGACGAAGGTATATCGGGGAATTCTCGACCGGTATTTTGGGTAG
- the truA gene encoding tRNA pseudouridine(38-40) synthase TruA translates to MPRYKLIIEYDGTPFSGWQIQDNAPTVQGALEAAVLAICGEPARVHGSGRTDAGVHALAQVAHCDIAKTFPPGRLRDGLNAHLRPHPIGVLNAEVVADDFEARFSARKRHYRYRITNHRANLALDIKRSWRVPRHLDADAMHAAAQRLLGKHDFTTFRDTECQAKSPEKTLDQLDVVRDGDEITILTSARSFLHSQVRSMVGSLVWVGEGRWSADDLAGALAARTRAACGPVAPPDGLYLVRVEY, encoded by the coding sequence ATGCCCCGCTACAAGCTCATCATCGAATATGACGGCACGCCGTTTTCCGGCTGGCAGATCCAGGACAACGCGCCGACGGTGCAGGGCGCACTGGAGGCGGCGGTACTGGCGATCTGCGGCGAGCCCGCGCGCGTCCACGGCTCGGGTCGCACCGATGCCGGCGTCCACGCGCTGGCGCAGGTCGCGCATTGCGACATCGCAAAAACGTTTCCGCCGGGCCGGTTGCGCGACGGGCTGAACGCGCATCTGCGACCGCACCCGATCGGCGTGCTTAACGCGGAAGTCGTCGCCGACGATTTCGAGGCGCGGTTCTCCGCTAGGAAGCGGCATTACCGCTACCGTATCACCAACCACCGCGCCAATCTCGCGCTTGATATCAAGCGCAGCTGGCGGGTGCCGCGCCATCTCGATGCCGACGCGATGCACGCCGCGGCGCAACGCCTGCTCGGCAAGCACGATTTCACGACGTTTCGCGATACCGAATGCCAGGCGAAATCGCCGGAAAAGACGCTCGACCAGCTCGACGTCGTCAGGGACGGCGACGAGATTACGATCCTGACGTCGGCGCGCTCGTTCCTGCACAGCCAGGTGCGCTCGATGGTGGGCTCGCTGGTGTGGGTCGGCGAAGGCCGCTGGAGCGCCGACGACCTCGCAGGTGCGCTCGCCGCCCGCACCCGCGCCGCCTGCGGCCCGGTCGCGCCGCCCGACGGGCTCTATCTGGTGCGGGTGGAGTATTAG
- the fmt gene encoding methionyl-tRNA formyltransferase has translation MPLRLIFMGTPDFAVPTLLELVAHGHEVVAVYTRAPKPAGRGMKLQPSPVEQEARRLGIPVLTPTTLKTPEALDEFRAHQADAAVVVAYGMILPQAILDAPPLGCFNLHGSLLPRWRGAAPINRAIMAGDAESGVMVMKMDAGLDTGDVAMAERLPITDTMTAADLHDALAPLGADLMVRAMGALARGGLRLQKQSEDGVTYAAKIEKAEARIDWRRPAREVLRHIHGLSPFPGAWCELAGDSEPARIKILRCEPAKGAGAPGEVLDDRLTIACGDGAIRILELQRAGKAPMKAADFLRGTPLKPPARLG, from the coding sequence ATGCCGCTCCGCCTGATCTTCATGGGCACGCCCGATTTCGCGGTGCCGACGCTGCTCGAACTGGTGGCCCATGGCCATGAGGTCGTGGCCGTCTATACGCGTGCGCCAAAGCCGGCCGGACGCGGCATGAAGCTGCAGCCGAGCCCGGTGGAGCAGGAAGCGCGGCGGCTCGGCATTCCCGTGTTGACGCCGACGACGCTGAAGACGCCGGAAGCGCTCGACGAATTTCGCGCGCACCAGGCTGACGCCGCGGTCGTCGTCGCCTATGGCATGATCCTGCCGCAGGCCATTCTCGATGCGCCGCCGCTCGGCTGCTTCAACCTGCACGGCTCGCTGCTGCCGCGCTGGCGCGGCGCCGCCCCGATCAACCGCGCGATCATGGCCGGCGACGCCGAGAGCGGCGTGATGGTGATGAAGATGGATGCCGGCCTCGACACCGGCGATGTCGCGATGGCGGAACGGCTGCCGATCACGGATACGATGACGGCCGCTGACCTGCATGACGCGCTGGCGCCGCTCGGCGCGGATTTGATGGTGCGCGCGATGGGCGCGCTCGCCCGTGGCGGGCTACGGCTCCAGAAGCAGAGCGAAGACGGCGTGACCTACGCCGCCAAGATCGAGAAGGCCGAAGCGCGGATCGACTGGCGGCGTCCGGCGCGCGAGGTGCTGCGGCACATTCACGGCTTGTCGCCGTTTCCCGGCGCGTGGTGCGAACTCGCCGGCGACAGTGAGCCGGCGCGGATCAAGATTTTGCGCTGCGAACCGGCGAAAGGCGCAGGCGCGCCGGGCGAGGTGCTCGATGATCGCCTCACCATCGCCTGCGGGGACGGCGCGATCCGTATTCTCGAATTGCAACGTGCCGGCAAGGCCCCGATGAAAGCCGCGGATTTCTTGCGCGGCACGCCGCTGAAGCCGCCGGCGCGGCTCGGCTGA
- the def gene encoding peptide deformylase gives MALREIIILPDKQLRLVSKPVEKVTAEIRKLADDMFETMYDAPGIGLAAIQVAQPVRLITMDLAKKDENGEIKPKPRVFINPEIISSSEELSVYEEGCLSIPEYYEEVERPAQVRIRFTDLDGKVHEEDADGLFATCIQHEIDHLNGVLFVDYLSKLKRDRVIKKFTKAAKRAAE, from the coding sequence ATGGCCCTCCGAGAAATCATCATCCTGCCGGACAAGCAGCTCCGGCTGGTCTCCAAGCCCGTCGAGAAGGTGACGGCGGAGATTCGCAAGCTCGCCGACGACATGTTCGAGACCATGTACGACGCCCCCGGCATCGGGCTGGCGGCGATCCAGGTCGCGCAACCCGTGCGGCTGATCACGATGGACCTCGCCAAGAAGGACGAGAACGGCGAGATCAAGCCGAAGCCCCGCGTCTTCATCAACCCGGAAATCATCTCCTCGTCGGAGGAATTGTCGGTCTATGAGGAGGGCTGCCTTTCGATCCCCGAATATTACGAGGAGGTCGAGCGCCCGGCGCAGGTCCGCATCCGCTTCACGGATCTCGACGGCAAGGTGCACGAGGAAGACGCCGACGGGCTGTTCGCCACCTGCATCCAGCACGAGATCGACCACCTCAACGGCGTGCTGTTCGTGGACTATCTGTCGAAGCTGAAGCGCGACCGCGTGATCAAGAAGTTTACCAAGGCCGCCAAGCGCGCGGCGGAGTAA
- a CDS encoding DNA recombination protein RmuC, with the protein MNEILLTVGELPIHVGEALTGFGALALLLLLTIAIVIARSGRRGAELAMAQAIRADELEERLSEMLRAQSESTGRVDAMAHALVGRQSEMTRAVNERLDSVTHRVGQSMEATTRHTMDSLRVLHERLGIIDNAHKNLTDLTSQVTTLRDVLANKQSRGAFGQARMEAIVQDGMPQGAYEFQYTLSTGKRPDCVVFLPDQRPLCIDAKFPLEAMTALHDARSDEERKFATQRLRNDVMKHVNDIAEKYLIPGETQDTALMFVPSESVYAEIHDGFDDVIQKAYRARVVLVSPSLLMLAIQVMQQILKDARMRDAADQIRTEVLNLGDDLGRLRDRVLKLQKHFGDVNEDVRQILISADKIEKRAGRIEELDFSKTDTPVEAPRLANSETPELFPVPRKLQAGE; encoded by the coding sequence ATGAACGAAATCCTCCTCACCGTCGGCGAGCTGCCGATCCATGTCGGCGAGGCCCTGACGGGTTTTGGCGCGCTGGCTTTGCTGCTGCTGCTGACGATCGCCATCGTCATCGCCCGCTCCGGCCGCCGCGGCGCGGAATTGGCGATGGCGCAGGCGATTCGCGCCGATGAGCTGGAGGAGCGGCTGAGCGAGATGCTGCGGGCGCAGAGTGAATCCACCGGGCGGGTCGACGCGATGGCACACGCGCTGGTCGGCCGCCAGTCCGAAATGACGCGCGCGGTCAACGAGCGGCTGGATTCGGTGACGCACCGCGTCGGCCAGTCGATGGAAGCGACCACGCGCCACACCATGGACAGCCTGCGCGTGCTGCACGAGCGGCTCGGCATCATCGACAACGCACACAAGAACCTCACCGACCTGACCTCGCAGGTGACGACCTTGCGCGACGTGCTCGCCAACAAGCAGTCGCGCGGCGCGTTCGGCCAGGCGCGGATGGAAGCGATCGTGCAGGACGGCATGCCGCAGGGCGCGTACGAATTCCAGTACACGCTCTCGACCGGCAAGCGGCCGGACTGCGTGGTGTTCCTGCCCGACCAGCGGCCGCTCTGCATCGACGCGAAATTCCCGCTGGAGGCGATGACCGCGCTGCACGACGCGCGCAGCGACGAGGAACGCAAATTCGCCACGCAACGGCTGCGCAACGACGTGATGAAGCACGTCAACGACATCGCGGAAAAGTACCTCATCCCCGGCGAGACCCAGGACACCGCGCTGATGTTCGTGCCGTCGGAATCGGTCTACGCCGAAATCCATGACGGCTTTGACGACGTGATCCAGAAAGCCTACCGGGCCCGCGTCGTGCTGGTGTCGCCCTCGCTGTTGATGCTGGCGATCCAGGTGATGCAGCAGATCCTGAAAGACGCGCGGATGCGGGACGCCGCCGACCAGATCCGCACCGAAGTGCTCAACCTCGGCGACGACCTCGGCCGCTTGCGCGACCGCGTGCTCAAGCTGCAAAAGCATTTTGGCGACGTCAACGAGGACGTCCGGCAGATATTGATCTCCGCCGACAAGATCGAAAAGCGCGCCGGCCGGATCGAGGAGCTCGATTTCAGCAAGACAGACACGCCGGTGGAAGCGCCCCGCCTTGCCAACAGCGAAACGCCCGAGCTGTTCCCGGTGCCGCGCAAGCTGCAGGCGGGGGAGTAG